A single window of Paracoccus albus DNA harbors:
- a CDS encoding LysR family transcriptional regulator — translation MKNDFSRLDLNLLRVFDALMRHRGVTQAAQELRLTQSSASNALQRLRAQFGDRLLERQGNAMIPTRTAEELWPFVADALGSIASGIAATRDFDPATAALRFRIGMDDYALALIGPDFCTAVASLAPNIRMDILPVRHPAEAEELRIGALDFFLGAVWNGAAEFEYQPVLSESFVGLAAPSLLRDDAEMDLQSFLARPHILMSARGRVQGNVDAALAAIGTAREVRVCLPEFDAAARATLAGHGFFSCGRRLAQRFVDTYGLRPFELPLPVPGFEVQLRWHRRNSLAASHIWMRGVLLETSSRLFPPCGNAPDEKG, via the coding sequence ATGAAGAATGACTTTAGCCGGCTGGACCTTAATCTTCTGCGCGTGTTCGACGCGCTCATGCGGCATCGTGGCGTCACACAAGCTGCGCAGGAACTCAGGCTGACGCAATCTTCCGCGTCGAACGCTCTACAGCGCCTTCGGGCGCAGTTCGGTGATCGTCTGCTTGAGCGTCAGGGCAACGCGATGATCCCGACCCGAACTGCCGAAGAGCTCTGGCCTTTCGTCGCCGACGCGCTCGGCAGCATCGCATCCGGAATCGCCGCGACCCGCGATTTCGATCCCGCGACCGCTGCCCTGCGGTTCCGGATCGGAATGGACGATTATGCGCTTGCACTCATTGGCCCCGATTTCTGCACGGCGGTTGCGTCGCTGGCCCCGAATATCCGAATGGACATCCTTCCGGTGCGCCACCCGGCCGAGGCCGAGGAGCTGCGCATCGGCGCGTTGGATTTTTTCCTCGGCGCAGTCTGGAACGGTGCGGCGGAGTTCGAATATCAGCCGGTGCTGAGCGAAAGCTTTGTCGGCCTTGCCGCGCCGTCGCTGCTGCGCGATGACGCGGAGATGGATCTCCAGTCCTTTCTGGCCCGCCCCCATATCCTCATGTCAGCGCGCGGGCGGGTGCAGGGGAATGTCGATGCCGCACTTGCCGCGATCGGCACGGCGCGAGAGGTGCGGGTCTGTCTTCCCGAGTTTGACGCCGCCGCCCGCGCCACCCTTGCGGGACACGGATTTTTCAGCTGTGGCAGACGTCTTGCCCAGCGTTTCGTTGACACATACGGCCTGCGCCCGTTCGAGCTTCCCCTGCCGGTCCCGGGATTTGAGGTTCAACTGCGGTGGCACCGGCGCAACTCTCTGGCCGCATCACACATCTGGATGAGAGGGGTGCTGCTTGAAACATCATCGAGGCTTTTCCCACCCTGTGGGAATGCGCCCGACGAAAAAGGCTGA
- a CDS encoding NADPH-dependent F420 reductase encodes MNDISPSPMVNYLVRFDILSRHMQEMDMKIGVMGTGMVGHALAGKLAALGHEVMMAAREADNPKARDWAKSTGQRSGTYAEAAAFAEVVVFAVNGSALLSAAESAGPALAGKVVIDVTNPLDTSRDGMPVLIPEMSNTTSAGEMLQASHPEARVVKALNTMNCAVMVDPGRVPGQHDVFLCGNDDAAKATVSTLLRSFGWAAPIDLGPIEAARGMESMMPFWLRLWQALGTADFNYRIAR; translated from the coding sequence ATGAATGATATCAGCCCAAGCCCTATGGTCAATTATCTGGTCCGGTTCGATATTCTCTCTCGTCACATGCAGGAGATGGACATGAAGATTGGTGTAATGGGAACCGGAATGGTCGGCCATGCGCTCGCCGGCAAATTGGCAGCGCTGGGCCACGAGGTCATGATGGCTGCGCGTGAGGCCGATAATCCGAAGGCGCGGGACTGGGCCAAATCGACAGGGCAGCGTTCGGGCACATATGCTGAGGCTGCCGCCTTTGCCGAAGTTGTGGTGTTCGCGGTAAATGGCTCGGCGCTTCTGTCGGCGGCTGAATCCGCCGGACCGGCGCTTGCCGGCAAGGTGGTCATCGATGTGACCAACCCGCTTGATACCAGCCGGGACGGTATGCCGGTCCTGATCCCCGAGATGTCAAACACCACATCAGCGGGCGAGATGCTTCAGGCGAGCCATCCCGAAGCGCGGGTGGTCAAGGCCCTGAACACAATGAACTGCGCGGTGATGGTCGACCCGGGGCGCGTTCCGGGACAGCACGACGTCTTCCTGTGCGGCAATGACGATGCCGCAAAGGCAACGGTCTCGACACTTCTGCGAAGCTTCGGCTGGGCGGCGCCCATCGACCTCGGCCCGATCGAGGCGGCGCGCGGCATGGAAAGCATGATGCCATTCTGGCTCAGGCTCTGGCAGGCGCTTGGCACCGCCGATTTCAACTATCGGATCGCCCGCTAG
- a CDS encoding MBL fold metallo-hydrolase produces MTIQTTRRRFVIGAMAGGSTLLATSAGTAETVSDGVTVRRFAQTTPFPVNAYIVEGPEGVVLIDGLLTVSASQELGKAIAATGKPLRAALLTHPHPDHYAGLANAVGNSGAPILSVAGVNDVVRRDDSAKDAQIGAMFGPEWPVTRVFPSDTVREGDSLDFGPGLRFSVMDIGPAESHHDSIFVLEGRQPRAFAGDLAYGLMHAYSADTHNQDWQKAIDRVVAELPEDMILMIGHGTPITTGFLGWQAIYLDKFEAAIRAADWSDPELATANVMESMKTFLPRDDLAFLAELSVRPNARILGLIQE; encoded by the coding sequence ATGACCATCCAGACCACCCGCAGACGCTTTGTCATCGGCGCCATGGCCGGGGGCTCGACCCTGCTCGCCACCAGTGCCGGAACGGCCGAGACCGTTTCCGATGGCGTCACAGTGCGCCGTTTTGCTCAAACCACGCCCTTTCCTGTCAACGCCTATATCGTCGAGGGACCGGAGGGCGTCGTTCTCATTGACGGGCTCCTGACCGTCAGCGCGTCGCAGGAGCTTGGCAAGGCAATTGCGGCGACCGGCAAGCCACTGCGCGCCGCGCTTCTCACCCATCCGCATCCAGATCACTATGCGGGTCTGGCCAATGCCGTGGGCAATAGCGGCGCCCCGATCCTGTCGGTCGCCGGCGTCAACGATGTGGTGCGCCGGGACGACAGTGCAAAGGACGCGCAGATCGGCGCGATGTTCGGGCCGGAATGGCCAGTAACCCGCGTTTTTCCGTCAGACACGGTGCGCGAGGGCGACAGTCTGGACTTTGGACCGGGCCTGCGCTTTTCCGTTATGGATATCGGGCCGGCGGAAAGCCATCACGACAGCATCTTCGTGCTGGAGGGGCGTCAGCCAAGGGCGTTTGCGGGCGACCTTGCTTATGGGTTGATGCATGCCTATTCGGCCGACACGCATAACCAAGACTGGCAGAAGGCAATTGACCGCGTGGTCGCGGAACTGCCCGAAGACATGATCTTGATGATCGGCCATGGCACCCCGATCACCACAGGGTTTCTCGGATGGCAGGCCATCTATCTCGACAAATTCGAGGCGGCGATCCGGGCGGCGGACTGGTCGGACCCTGAACTGGCGACGGCAAACGTGATGGAGTCGATGAAAACCTTCCTGCCGCGCGATGATCTGGCGTTTCTGGCCGAGCTTTCGGTAAGGCCGAATGCACGGATACTTGGTCTGATACAGGAGTGA
- a CDS encoding GntR family transcriptional regulator, which translates to MKVSETVYSKLRRRLVSGYYDPGTQLKEEALAADFDVSRTPIRNAIARLTSEGLLTPAEKRGALVTPWRLENTADVFALRILLEGHGAYLCAQNATEEQITLLEQTCKEMEHHFAAKSPNWVKKMDQGNLVIHEMLYEGSGSPHLRLSGKHLLEVPQVIGGFFIYEDADVEESLMQHREIVKAIRRRNGDWARSAVACHLNAALERFRRRSSDE; encoded by the coding sequence ATGAAGGTTTCCGAAACGGTCTATTCCAAACTCAGGCGGCGGCTGGTCTCCGGATATTACGACCCCGGCACCCAACTGAAGGAGGAAGCGCTAGCCGCTGATTTCGATGTCAGTCGCACACCCATTCGGAATGCGATCGCGCGCCTGACTTCCGAAGGTCTTCTGACTCCTGCCGAAAAGCGCGGAGCGCTGGTGACCCCCTGGCGGCTGGAAAATACCGCCGATGTTTTCGCCCTTCGCATCCTGCTCGAAGGTCATGGCGCCTATCTGTGCGCCCAGAATGCGACTGAAGAACAGATCACTTTGCTTGAACAGACCTGCAAAGAAATGGAGCACCATTTTGCCGCAAAGAGCCCCAATTGGGTCAAGAAGATGGATCAGGGAAACCTGGTTATTCACGAAATGCTCTATGAAGGATCTGGCAGTCCCCATCTGAGGCTGTCGGGCAAGCATCTTCTCGAAGTTCCGCAAGTGATCGGTGGCTTCTTCATCTACGAGGATGCTGATGTCGAAGAGAGCCTGATGCAGCACAGAGAGATCGTCAAAGCCATCAGACGGCGCAATGGCGACTGGGCGCGCTCAGCCGTCGCCTGCCATCTGAACGCAGCGCTTGAGCGCTTTCGGCGAAGGTCGTCGGACGAATGA
- a CDS encoding tripartite tricarboxylate transporter permease, which translates to MGQIFQHILDALPLLFAPMTIIAMIGGTAIGIAVGALPGLSATMGIAVLIPLTFTMEPVSALGMIAGIYNGAMYGGSIPAILLRIPGTPAGIATVFDGYPMAQNGQANLALRISLVSSSIGSAVSAVALLVLAPPLSMIALKFSAANYFWLAIFGLMTIAVLLSDNPVKGLLSACFGLFVGMIGIDMLTGIERFAFDQLELLSGINIIVLLTGLYAIPPAIDLALSPIKTDGDVQGMDDDASRFSWSSLLPVWAKSSVIGVVTGIIPALGGNVAALFAWNEQRRGDPDKEKYGKGAPEGIAAPECANNADTAATLIPALTLGIPGSSVAAVILGALLVHGLVPGPQLFRENAEVTYGFMLAMLVTSGLMLLLGRFGARAFVNVLKMPTQLLAPMIFILATVGVFAIHNSMFEVWLMLGFGILGYVMEKLDIPTAPAVLAVILGPIAEENLRRALLISSDGFLGIFQGPISMILIALILATTGLPILKRMLSRRKDKIAPAIADE; encoded by the coding sequence ATGGGTCAGATTTTTCAGCATATTTTAGATGCACTACCGCTTCTGTTCGCGCCCATGACCATTATTGCGATGATCGGCGGCACTGCAATCGGGATCGCCGTCGGCGCTTTGCCGGGCCTGTCGGCGACGATGGGCATCGCAGTTCTGATACCGCTGACCTTCACCATGGAGCCTGTCTCCGCCCTGGGGATGATTGCAGGTATCTATAACGGCGCCATGTATGGCGGCTCGATCCCAGCCATCCTGCTGCGGATACCCGGAACACCGGCAGGCATCGCGACGGTTTTCGACGGCTATCCGATGGCGCAAAACGGGCAGGCGAACCTTGCGCTTCGGATCTCGCTGGTCTCATCCAGTATCGGCTCGGCGGTCAGCGCCGTCGCGCTGCTGGTCCTCGCGCCGCCTTTGTCGATGATCGCGCTGAAATTCAGCGCCGCCAACTATTTCTGGCTGGCAATCTTCGGACTGATGACCATTGCAGTCCTTCTGTCGGACAATCCTGTGAAGGGGCTTCTTTCGGCCTGCTTCGGGCTTTTCGTTGGAATGATCGGCATCGATATGCTGACCGGGATCGAGCGCTTCGCTTTCGACCAGCTCGAACTGCTGAGCGGTATCAACATCATCGTCCTGCTGACGGGCCTCTATGCCATTCCTCCTGCGATTGATCTCGCGCTCAGCCCTATCAAGACTGACGGCGATGTGCAGGGCATGGATGACGACGCCAGTCGCTTCAGCTGGTCGAGCCTGCTTCCTGTCTGGGCAAAATCATCTGTGATCGGTGTGGTGACGGGCATCATCCCCGCGCTGGGTGGTAACGTGGCGGCGCTGTTTGCCTGGAACGAGCAGCGTCGCGGCGATCCCGACAAGGAAAAATACGGCAAAGGTGCCCCAGAGGGTATTGCTGCGCCAGAATGCGCCAACAACGCCGACACGGCCGCGACACTGATTCCAGCACTGACGCTTGGCATTCCGGGTAGTTCGGTTGCTGCGGTTATTCTTGGCGCCTTGCTGGTTCATGGGCTCGTTCCCGGACCGCAACTGTTCCGTGAGAACGCCGAGGTCACCTATGGTTTCATGCTGGCCATGCTTGTGACCTCGGGGCTCATGCTGCTGCTTGGTCGCTTTGGGGCGCGTGCATTCGTTAATGTGCTGAAAATGCCCACACAGCTTCTGGCGCCGATGATCTTTATTCTGGCCACGGTTGGAGTGTTTGCGATCCATAACAGCATGTTCGAGGTTTGGCTGATGCTCGGATTTGGCATCCTTGGCTATGTCATGGAGAAACTGGACATCCCGACCGCGCCAGCGGTTCTGGCTGTCATACTTGGCCCCATTGCCGAAGAAAACCTGCGCCGCGCGCTCTTGATCTCGAGTGACGGCTTTCTGGGCATCTTCCAAGGGCCTATATCAATGATCCTGATCGCGCTGATTCTCGCGACCACCGGTCTGCCGATCCTCAAGCGCATGTTGTCGCGCAGGAAGGACAAGATCGCGCCTGCAATCGCGGATGAGTAG
- a CDS encoding tripartite tricarboxylate transporter TctB family protein, producing the protein MERAKVETGAALVSLLFSAFGLIEAWGYSGEGGMMPRAVMLLMVALSAIWCIQSIARLGHHSGEIISATPQQLRGAALLAVAGLFLLFGMQYLGFFTTAVFVLPAVAYGLGYREPKGLAIATGLFMLLLIVVFRIFLAVPLPVELLFSFMEG; encoded by the coding sequence ATGGAAAGAGCGAAGGTCGAGACCGGGGCAGCCCTGGTTTCGCTTCTATTCAGTGCATTTGGCCTGATAGAGGCGTGGGGCTATTCCGGCGAGGGAGGTATGATGCCGCGCGCCGTCATGCTGCTGATGGTCGCCCTTTCGGCGATATGGTGCATTCAGTCCATCGCGCGCCTCGGTCACCATTCTGGCGAGATTATCAGCGCTACACCGCAGCAGTTACGCGGGGCAGCGCTGCTGGCCGTCGCGGGCCTCTTCTTGCTGTTCGGTATGCAATATCTGGGATTCTTCACCACGGCGGTCTTTGTGCTGCCTGCGGTGGCGTACGGGTTGGGCTATCGCGAGCCAAAGGGGTTGGCGATCGCGACCGGGCTTTTCATGCTGCTGCTGATCGTGGTGTTCCGCATCTTCCTGGCGGTGCCGCTTCCTGTCGAACTCCTCTTTTCATTCATGGAAGGCTGA
- a CDS encoding tripartite tricarboxylate transporter substrate binding protein encodes MRTFAIASTILAAGISAAYAEYPERPINMIVAYSAGGGTDIAARTLAPYIEKYLGDDASIVVLNRPGAGGEIGFTELAQAEPDGYTIGFINTPNLLTIPIQRDARYSLESLTPIANVIDDPDAFSFLPSSEIKSIEDLIAYAKENPGQVTYGTTGLGSDDHLSALEFERIAGVELKHIPFPGNADVRTAVLGGHVMMASMNISETMADVEEGSLHALGQMATERWSGAPDIPTFQEQGYDIVMGSMRGIGAPANLPEDIADKLEAAVKAAVEDPEFQEKAKQQHLALSYLDSEAYLAELQSLNATFEELWTTEPWAQE; translated from the coding sequence ATGAGAACTTTCGCTATTGCATCGACGATTCTGGCTGCCGGTATTTCGGCCGCTTATGCCGAATATCCAGAGCGCCCGATCAACATGATCGTGGCTTACAGCGCGGGCGGCGGGACCGATATCGCCGCGCGCACTCTGGCGCCTTATATCGAGAAATATCTCGGCGACGACGCCTCAATCGTGGTCCTGAACAGGCCGGGCGCTGGCGGCGAGATCGGCTTCACGGAGCTGGCGCAGGCCGAACCGGACGGCTACACAATCGGTTTCATCAACACACCGAACCTGCTGACGATCCCGATTCAGCGTGACGCGCGTTATTCGCTGGAGAGCCTGACGCCAATCGCCAATGTCATCGACGATCCTGACGCGTTCAGCTTCTTGCCGAGTAGCGAGATCAAGAGCATCGAAGATCTGATCGCATATGCAAAAGAGAATCCCGGCCAGGTGACTTATGGAACGACGGGCCTGGGTTCTGACGATCATCTCTCCGCTTTGGAATTTGAACGGATCGCAGGTGTCGAGTTGAAGCATATCCCGTTTCCGGGCAATGCGGATGTGCGCACCGCCGTTCTTGGCGGCCACGTCATGATGGCCAGCATGAACATTTCCGAGACTATGGCCGATGTCGAGGAAGGCAGCCTGCATGCGCTCGGCCAGATGGCGACGGAGCGCTGGTCGGGGGCTCCTGACATCCCGACCTTCCAGGAGCAGGGCTACGACATCGTCATGGGTTCCATGCGTGGAATCGGTGCGCCTGCCAATCTCCCCGAAGATATCGCCGACAAGCTGGAGGCCGCCGTCAAGGCCGCCGTCGAGGACCCCGAATTCCAGGAGAAGGCAAAACAGCAGCATCTTGCGCTGTCCTATCTCGACTCAGAGGCCTATCTGGCCGAGCTGCAGTCGCTGAATGCTACCTTCGAGGAGCTTTGGACCACCGAGCCCTGGGCGCAGGAGTAA
- a CDS encoding DUF1932 domain-containing protein: MTDSKTTKDIQLLVAGYGAAGRAYASGFREAGAGVTAVDPFAVEEVKKEAQTLGISLLKELPGNLGRFDLVIILSPAAASLDIIRQLADRSGVCPILDLTSSAPSVMQQASAILGDRLIDGTVLGAVGLGGLATPMVFAGRQAKGVATMLRRLGCYIACIDGEPGSASALKLLRSLFMKGLEALVVETQLAAAALGQTDGLRIALADLAEVDMPEFLAEMLRTHPKHAGRRTHEIEAAISLMRDAGLTPFMLLAARQLFARTATAGPGPDESPEAALRWLESQFNPHREVANATA; the protein is encoded by the coding sequence TTGACTGATTCGAAGACAACCAAAGACATTCAGCTGCTGGTCGCCGGCTATGGCGCCGCAGGAAGGGCATATGCCTCGGGCTTCAGGGAGGCGGGTGCCGGAGTCACCGCAGTGGACCCATTCGCAGTGGAAGAAGTGAAGAAGGAGGCACAGACACTGGGCATCTCTCTGCTCAAGGAACTACCGGGCAACCTCGGCAGATTTGATCTAGTTATCATTCTGTCGCCTGCGGCAGCCAGCCTCGACATCATCCGGCAACTGGCTGACCGGTCAGGAGTCTGCCCCATCCTTGATCTGACATCTTCTGCGCCAAGCGTCATGCAGCAGGCATCGGCCATACTTGGCGACCGCTTGATCGATGGCACAGTGCTTGGTGCAGTGGGTCTGGGTGGCCTGGCGACGCCGATGGTATTCGCGGGCAGGCAAGCCAAAGGAGTAGCTACAATGCTCCGCAGGCTTGGCTGCTACATTGCCTGCATCGACGGAGAGCCAGGCAGCGCAAGCGCGCTGAAACTGCTGCGCAGTCTGTTCATGAAAGGACTCGAGGCGCTTGTCGTCGAAACCCAGCTTGCTGCGGCCGCGCTGGGGCAAACCGATGGACTGCGCATCGCGCTGGCAGATCTGGCGGAGGTCGATATGCCCGAGTTTCTCGCGGAGATGCTGCGAACCCACCCGAAACACGCCGGACGCCGGACACATGAAATCGAGGCCGCGATATCCCTGATGAGGGACGCGGGGCTCACTCCGTTCATGCTACTGGCGGCAAGGCAACTTTTCGCCAGAACCGCGACAGCCGGGCCCGGTCCCGATGAGTCGCCAGAAGCTGCGCTGCGCTGGCTGGAAAGTCAGTTCAACCCGCATCGCGAGGTCGCCAATGCAACGGCGTAA
- a CDS encoding NAD(P)-dependent oxidoreductase → MQRRNVIWVTEHIHPDAIALLAADAEVLGPGPIPDARLNDVTALIVRARPVDESLLASLPMLKVIGKHGAGTDNIDMDAAERRNLQVFRAEGANAESVADLAVLFAMLLLRSPDLHDQALKHGKSARADIPGGFEVSERRIGILGMGAIGRAVASRLIDGFSANVSGYDPALPHGMWPASVHRHNDVSALLRETDLLFLHLPLLPQTRNLIGKAELSALRPGAVMVNCARGGIVDERALADALASGQIAAAASDVFEVEPPAPNNPLLVGSWRFIGTPHIGASTNAGLRRTGMIIGQKVLDALNAQEGKTV, encoded by the coding sequence ATGCAACGGCGTAACGTCATCTGGGTAACCGAACACATTCATCCGGACGCAATCGCATTGCTTGCTGCGGACGCCGAAGTGCTTGGACCCGGCCCAATACCCGATGCTCGGCTCAATGATGTGACCGCCCTGATCGTCAGGGCCCGTCCGGTCGACGAATCCCTGCTGGCCAGCCTGCCGATGCTCAAAGTGATCGGCAAGCATGGTGCCGGCACCGATAATATCGACATGGATGCTGCCGAACGGCGCAATCTGCAGGTTTTCCGTGCCGAAGGTGCAAATGCCGAATCTGTAGCGGATTTGGCCGTTCTCTTCGCCATGCTGCTGCTTCGCTCTCCCGACCTTCACGATCAGGCATTGAAGCATGGAAAGTCGGCGCGCGCGGATATTCCCGGCGGCTTCGAGGTGTCGGAACGGCGGATTGGCATTCTTGGGATGGGCGCCATCGGGCGCGCTGTCGCCTCGCGACTGATCGACGGGTTTTCCGCCAATGTCAGCGGCTATGATCCGGCTTTGCCGCACGGCATGTGGCCCGCCTCTGTTCACCGCCACAATGACGTATCCGCCCTGCTGCGAGAGACCGACCTGTTGTTCCTACACCTGCCGCTTCTGCCGCAGACGCGCAATCTGATCGGCAAGGCGGAATTGTCAGCCCTGCGCCCCGGCGCAGTGATGGTGAACTGCGCGCGCGGCGGGATCGTGGATGAACGGGCACTGGCCGATGCCTTGGCATCGGGCCAGATCGCCGCCGCCGCCTCCGACGTTTTCGAGGTCGAGCCGCCCGCGCCAAACAACCCGCTGCTTGTCGGCTCCTGGCGCTTCATCGGTACCCCCCATATCGGCGCCTCGACGAATGCCGGCCTGCGCCGCACCGGAATGATCATCGGCCAGAAGGTTCTGGACGCCCTCAATGCACAGGAAGGAAAAACAGTATGA
- a CDS encoding RraA family protein codes for MTIGFCVRKRQRSVSPEIAKAFSKLPVANASDSMSRMFAGGAKLRPIHDTGKVLAGPALTVRTRPGDNLMLHHALDIAEPGDVIVVDAGGDVTTATMGEIMVAIAQRNKIAGIIVNGAIRDAEEIRQMKFPLYAAGVTHRGPYKDGPGEINTAIAIEGMVIKPGDLILADGDGILCVPFDQTETVLAATQKKYDAEQEELALIAKGTDDRSWVMNTLQTRGCEFE; via the coding sequence ATGACCATCGGATTCTGCGTCAGGAAGCGCCAGCGTAGCGTCAGCCCGGAGATCGCAAAGGCGTTCAGCAAGCTGCCTGTCGCGAACGCCAGCGACAGCATGTCGCGCATGTTTGCCGGCGGCGCGAAGCTGCGCCCGATCCACGACACCGGCAAGGTTCTTGCGGGGCCGGCCTTGACAGTTCGCACGCGCCCCGGCGACAATCTGATGCTGCATCATGCGCTGGACATCGCCGAACCGGGCGATGTGATCGTGGTCGACGCCGGCGGCGATGTCACCACCGCCACGATGGGCGAAATCATGGTGGCGATCGCGCAGCGCAATAAGATCGCAGGCATCATCGTCAACGGTGCGATCCGTGATGCCGAGGAAATCCGGCAAATGAAGTTCCCGCTTTACGCCGCTGGCGTGACCCATCGCGGCCCCTACAAAGACGGCCCTGGCGAGATCAATACGGCTATCGCCATTGAAGGCATGGTCATCAAGCCCGGCGACCTGATCTTGGCGGATGGCGATGGTATCCTCTGCGTGCCGTTCGACCAGACCGAGACCGTCCTGGCTGCCACGCAGAAGAAATATGATGCAGAACAGGAGGAACTGGCGCTCATCGCGAAGGGAACCGATGATCGAAGCTGGGTGATGAATACGCTTCAGACACGCGGCTGCGAGTTCGAATAG
- a CDS encoding alpha-hydroxy acid oxidase, with protein MAPLTPSPTVGTVRRKPNQTPWRLRSALSLDDFERRARRHLPLSMFGYVSGGVETNSSLRGNGEAFQTITFRPRILRDVSARSQKTNLFGKTYEVPFGVAPMGFSAMVAYDGDIALAKGAAGSGTFAICSAASLTPLERVAREAGSRWFQAYVPGDESRIVALLERVAAAGFDHLVVTADVPITGNRENNARNGFDAPFRVTPQLIWQGATHPRWTIGTLGRELFNRGMPHFENMESVQGPPLFSRDLVRSTIARDKLNWEHLKIIRERWRGKLILKGVLDPEDAKLAQKFGCDGIIVSNHGGRQLDGALPSIVALPAIRDAVPDMIVMLDSGIRRGTDVLKAIMLGADFVFVGRPFLFAAATDGEAGVRHAMSILREEIDRDMALLGVVAPHELR; from the coding sequence ATGGCCCCGCTGACGCCATCGCCAACAGTCGGGACCGTCCGGCGCAAGCCAAACCAGACGCCATGGCGGCTGCGATCCGCGCTTTCTCTGGACGATTTCGAGAGGCGCGCACGGCGTCATCTGCCCCTGTCCATGTTCGGCTATGTCAGCGGCGGCGTCGAAACCAACAGCAGCCTTCGGGGTAACGGCGAGGCCTTTCAGACCATCACGTTTCGGCCGCGCATCTTGCGTGACGTGTCGGCCCGCAGCCAGAAAACGAATCTGTTTGGAAAAACCTACGAGGTTCCTTTCGGCGTCGCTCCGATGGGGTTCAGCGCTATGGTGGCCTATGACGGCGATATTGCGCTGGCGAAGGGCGCTGCTGGCAGCGGCACTTTCGCGATCTGTTCGGCGGCTTCCCTGACACCTTTGGAGCGCGTCGCGCGAGAAGCCGGAAGCCGTTGGTTTCAGGCTTATGTTCCGGGCGACGAAAGCCGCATCGTCGCACTGTTGGAGCGCGTCGCGGCAGCAGGTTTCGATCATCTCGTGGTCACAGCCGACGTTCCGATCACCGGCAACCGGGAAAACAATGCCCGCAATGGCTTTGACGCGCCATTCCGCGTCACACCCCAACTGATCTGGCAGGGCGCGACACATCCCCGATGGACCATTGGCACATTGGGGCGCGAGCTTTTCAATCGTGGTATGCCGCATTTTGAGAACATGGAATCCGTCCAGGGACCGCCACTCTTTTCACGAGATCTGGTTCGTTCGACGATCGCACGGGACAAACTGAACTGGGAGCACCTGAAGATAATACGCGAGAGGTGGCGCGGCAAACTTATTCTAAAAGGTGTTCTGGACCCCGAGGATGCAAAGCTTGCCCAAAAGTTCGGGTGCGACGGCATCATCGTTTCAAACCACGGCGGTCGCCAGCTTGATGGCGCATTGCCCTCCATCGTCGCCTTGCCAGCGATCCGAGATGCGGTTCCCGACATGATCGTGATGCTTGACAGCGGCATCCGGCGCGGCACCGATGTCCTGAAAGCAATTATGCTGGGGGCGGACTTCGTCTTTGTCGGCCGCCCATTCCTATTCGCAGCCGCAACAGATGGCGAGGCCGGGGTGCGCCATGCCATGAGTATATTGCGCGAAGAAATCGACAGGGACATGGCGCTTTTGGGAGTCGTTGCTCCACATGAGTTGAGATAA